Proteins from a genomic interval of Rattus norvegicus strain BN/NHsdMcwi chromosome 2, GRCr8, whole genome shotgun sequence:
- the Brix1 gene encoding ribosome biogenesis protein BRX1 homolog (The RefSeq protein has 1 substitution compared to this genomic sequence) — protein MAATKRKRRGDLEVQAKKPKKNRKDAGQPAKQADVAKEAEEEKDRIPGPVCKGKWKNKERILIFSSRGINFRTRHLMQDLRMLMPHSKADTKMDRKDKLFVINEVCEMKNCNKCIYFEAKKKQDLYMWLSNSPHGPSAKFLVQNIHTLAELKMTGNCLKGSRPLLSFDPAFDDLPHYALLKEFLIQIFSTPRYHPKSQPFVDHVFTFTILDNRIWFRNFQIIEEDAALVEIGPRFVLNLIKIFQGSFGGPTLYENPHYQSPNMHRRVVRSITAAKYREKQQVKDVQKSRKKEPKTILPHDPTADVFVTPAEEKPIEVQWVKPEPKVDLKARKRRIYKRHRKLQQKMSRGGAK, from the exons ATGGCGGCGACTAAGAGAAAGCGGCGTGGGGACCTGGAGGTTCaagcaaagaagccaaaaaagaACCGGAAAGATGCCGGGCAGCCAGCTAAGCAGGCCGATGTGGCAAAAGAGGCGGAGGAAGAAAAAGATCGTATTCCAGGTCCTGTTTGCAAG ggcaaatggaaaaataaagagCGGATCCTCATCTTTTCTTCCAGAGGAATAAATTTCAGAACAAGACACTTGATGCAAGACTTGAGAATGTTGATGCCTCATTCTAAAGCAG ataCTAAAATGGATCGTAAAGATAAGTTATTTGTGATAAATGAG gtctGTGAAATGAAAAATTGCAACAAATGCATCTACTTTGAAGCTAAGAAAAAGCAGGATCTCTATATGTG GCTTTCAAATTCACCTCATGGGCCATCTGCCAAATTCTTGGTTCAAAATA ttcatacCCTGGCTGAACTAAAGATGACTGGGAACTGTTTGAAAGGTTCTCGGCCCCTTTTATCTTTTGACCCT gcttTTGATGACTTGCCACATTATGCTTTGTTAAAAGAATTCTTAATTCAG atctttagTACACCACGGTACCATCCCAAGAGTCAGCCGTTTGTGGACCACGTGTTTACGTTCACCATTCTGGATAACCGGATCTGGTTTCGGAACTTCCAG ATTATAGAAGAAGACGCTGCTCTAGTGGAAATTGGACCTCGTTTTGTCTTAAATCTCATAAAGATTTTTCAGGGAAGCTTTGGAGGACCAACCTTATATGAAAATCCTCATTACCAGTCTCCAAACATG CATCGGCGCGTCGTAAGGTCCATCACAGCTGCCAAGTACAGAGAGAAACAGCAAGTCAAAGATGTtcagaaattaaggaagaaagaacCAAAGACTATTCTTCCACACGATCCCACTGCAGATGTGTTTGTTACACCAGCAGAGGAGAAACCAATAGAAGTACAATGGGTGAAACCAGAGCCAAAAGTGGATCTGAAAGCGAGAAAGAGAAGGATTTACAAAAGGCATCGGAAACTGCAGCAGAAGATGAGCAGAGGGGGTGCCAAATGA